In the genome of Pelobacter seleniigenes DSM 18267, one region contains:
- the smc gene encoding chromosome segregation protein SMC produces MKIKRLEIVGFKSFVDKVSLDFQQGITGVIGPNGCGKSNVVDAIRWAMGEQNVRHLRGRAMEDVIFGGSETRKPHGMAQVSIVFDNSAKLCPEAYRDFSEVMVSRRLYRNGDSEYQINKTPCRLLDITELFMDTGVGPRAYSIIEQGKVGMMVSAKPEERRVLIEEVAGVTKFKSRKKSAERKMDATRQNLVRLGDIITEVRRQIGSLKRQAQRAEKFRDLRTEYKRIELSLTGNRFQGLHKNIGIVTAEKQERADILARLDARLEEGELQLEERQLQMAAAEAEHASAQEKVYHLGSEVQRVENELTLLARQAEQSARQEQELVADIASSTRQLTELQQEYAGLQHQDKDADGDLAQLRQQVVELETALQQQQGRETQLSSEYENCRKELMTLFAQAGRLANRCDEIDRRLDAEAKRREQIASDSVAIREQQNDFKSRREELLGKLEVIRSQQEDTRDRREELAARLAEQKSLLAGQEAQQGDLQQKLNLLQSRQESLQELQRNFEGYEDGTRVVLNAKTGSRLIFADALRVPAELEVAVEVALGKRLQAIPVTGDESVFSLLQVLQEEKARAALIISGTMTADFAFSQGTPLVRLVTPVGGHDALVQRLLTGIYLVDSVVEFLTAVLPPGLLLVDRSGNCLDWQGVLVAGNAEAGAGGLLRRQRQLDELEQEIVEVEKRCHAGAARLEALKEDLLQSEEALLVTSSETHRLELDALELGKDRQSLQADEERLNKRLELIVYDLEQIDESRELLLREKDTILSGREQTDEQQRQLEQRSLELQSAQQDHRESIEQTREELTRQKVALAALVQQQQSLQDTVKRIGRQSQEIEARIAQLQQKKDAGVLERKQWDARELRLRAELDVLLDRRGEQQKENDALRERYEEHRQALDEFRDQLRRVRGEAEDLRKTVSALQLRLHELQVDAENVRQNVLERYRVDLVEHRVPEATEDELERQQLQLQRLQQKIDALGEVNLMAIEEYQEQEKRYDFLSQQRDDLNQSLDALQKAISQINRTTRRRFKETFEKVNETFQQVFPRLFRGGKAELRLTDENDLLETGVEIIVQPPGKRLQNVNLLSGGEKALTAVALIFSLFLIKPTPFCILDEVDAPLDDANIDRFAEMVTEMTAQSQFIIITHSKRTMSVLDTMYGVTMQEPGVSKLVSVRMEGGDPEVDSRSALSA; encoded by the coding sequence ATGAAAATAAAACGTCTCGAAATCGTCGGTTTCAAATCCTTTGTGGACAAGGTCTCCCTTGATTTCCAACAGGGGATTACCGGCGTTATCGGTCCCAACGGCTGCGGGAAAAGTAACGTCGTGGATGCCATCCGCTGGGCGATGGGAGAGCAGAACGTCCGTCACCTGCGCGGGCGGGCCATGGAAGACGTTATCTTCGGCGGCAGTGAAACGCGCAAGCCCCATGGCATGGCCCAGGTTTCCATTGTTTTTGATAACAGCGCCAAACTTTGTCCGGAAGCCTATCGGGATTTCAGCGAGGTGATGGTGTCCAGGCGCTTGTACCGCAACGGGGACAGCGAGTATCAGATCAACAAGACCCCGTGCCGGTTGCTGGATATCACCGAGCTGTTCATGGATACCGGGGTCGGACCTCGTGCCTATTCCATTATCGAACAGGGCAAGGTCGGCATGATGGTCAGTGCCAAGCCTGAAGAGAGGCGGGTGCTGATCGAGGAGGTTGCCGGGGTTACCAAGTTCAAATCTCGTAAAAAATCAGCTGAACGCAAGATGGATGCAACCCGGCAGAACCTGGTGCGACTTGGCGATATTATTACCGAAGTGCGGCGCCAGATCGGCAGCCTCAAACGGCAGGCGCAGCGTGCGGAAAAATTCCGTGACCTGCGAACTGAATATAAACGGATTGAGTTGAGTTTAACCGGCAACCGTTTTCAGGGGCTGCATAAAAATATCGGCATTGTCACGGCTGAAAAGCAGGAGCGGGCAGACATTCTGGCGCGGCTCGATGCCCGGCTTGAAGAGGGCGAACTGCAACTGGAAGAAAGACAATTGCAGATGGCCGCGGCGGAAGCGGAACATGCCAGCGCACAGGAGAAAGTGTATCATCTTGGCTCCGAGGTCCAGCGGGTGGAGAATGAACTGACTCTGCTTGCCCGGCAGGCCGAACAGTCGGCCCGTCAAGAGCAGGAGCTGGTTGCTGATATTGCCTCCTCAACCCGGCAACTGACCGAACTGCAACAGGAATACGCCGGACTGCAACATCAGGACAAGGATGCCGACGGCGATCTCGCTCAGCTGCGGCAGCAGGTTGTCGAGCTTGAGACCGCTCTGCAACAGCAGCAGGGGCGGGAAACCCAGCTGAGTTCGGAGTATGAGAACTGCCGTAAGGAATTGATGACCCTTTTCGCCCAGGCCGGCCGCCTGGCCAACCGCTGTGATGAAATCGACCGCAGGCTGGACGCTGAAGCCAAGAGGCGGGAGCAGATTGCCAGCGACTCTGTGGCTATTCGCGAGCAGCAGAATGATTTTAAATCCCGGCGCGAGGAGTTGCTGGGCAAGCTGGAAGTCATTCGTTCCCAGCAGGAAGACACCCGCGACCGGCGCGAGGAATTGGCGGCTCGGTTGGCCGAGCAGAAGTCTTTGCTGGCCGGACAAGAGGCACAGCAGGGCGACCTCCAGCAGAAGCTGAACCTGTTGCAATCCAGGCAGGAATCGTTGCAGGAGTTGCAACGCAATTTTGAAGGTTATGAGGACGGCACCCGTGTGGTCCTGAATGCAAAAACCGGCTCCCGGTTGATCTTTGCCGATGCGCTACGGGTTCCGGCCGAGTTGGAAGTCGCCGTCGAAGTCGCACTGGGGAAAAGGTTGCAGGCCATTCCGGTTACGGGGGACGAATCAGTTTTTTCGCTGTTGCAGGTCCTGCAGGAGGAAAAAGCCCGAGCAGCACTGATTATCTCTGGCACAATGACTGCGGATTTTGCTTTTTCGCAGGGGACGCCATTAGTCCGGCTGGTGACCCCGGTGGGTGGGCATGATGCTTTGGTGCAGCGGCTCTTGACCGGGATTTATCTGGTTGATTCCGTCGTGGAATTCCTGACCGCGGTTCTTCCTCCGGGGCTGTTGCTGGTTGACCGTTCCGGCAATTGTCTTGATTGGCAGGGAGTTCTGGTCGCAGGCAATGCCGAAGCGGGCGCCGGTGGTCTGCTCCGTCGCCAGCGTCAGCTGGATGAGCTTGAACAGGAGATTGTCGAGGTTGAAAAACGCTGTCATGCCGGCGCGGCACGCCTGGAGGCCCTCAAGGAGGACCTGCTGCAATCCGAAGAAGCGCTGCTGGTGACCTCATCCGAAACGCATCGTCTGGAACTGGACGCTCTTGAACTGGGTAAGGACCGGCAAAGCCTGCAGGCGGATGAGGAACGGCTGAACAAAAGGCTGGAGTTGATTGTTTACGACCTGGAGCAGATCGACGAAAGCCGGGAGCTTCTGCTCCGCGAAAAGGACACTATCCTCTCCGGCCGGGAGCAGACCGATGAGCAGCAACGCCAGCTTGAACAACGGTCCCTGGAATTGCAGAGTGCCCAACAGGACCACCGGGAATCCATTGAGCAGACGCGGGAAGAACTGACCCGGCAAAAAGTGGCTTTAGCCGCCCTTGTTCAGCAGCAGCAATCCCTGCAGGACACGGTTAAACGGATCGGCCGGCAAAGTCAGGAGATTGAAGCTCGCATCGCGCAACTGCAGCAGAAGAAAGATGCCGGAGTGCTGGAGCGGAAACAGTGGGATGCCAGGGAATTGCGGCTACGGGCCGAACTGGATGTGCTCCTTGATCGCCGCGGTGAGCAGCAGAAAGAGAACGATGCTCTGCGCGAACGCTACGAAGAGCATCGCCAGGCCCTGGATGAATTTCGCGACCAACTGCGCCGGGTCCGTGGTGAGGCGGAAGATCTGCGCAAAACGGTTTCCGCATTGCAGCTTCGGCTCCATGAGCTGCAGGTCGATGCCGAGAACGTCCGCCAGAACGTGCTGGAACGCTACCGGGTTGATCTGGTCGAACATCGGGTCCCTGAAGCGACCGAGGATGAGCTGGAGCGGCAGCAGTTGCAGTTGCAGCGACTGCAGCAGAAGATCGATGCTTTGGGCGAGGTCAATCTGATGGCGATTGAGGAATATCAGGAGCAGGAAAAGCGCTACGATTTTCTCTCCCAGCAGAGAGATGACCTGAATCAGTCTTTGGATGCTCTGCAGAAAGCCATCAGTCAGATTAATCGCACCACCCGGCGGCGCTTCAAAGAGACCTTTGAAAAAGTGAATGAAACCTTTCAGCAGGTCTTTCCGCGGCTGTTCCGCGGGGGCAAAGCCGAGCTGCGCTTGACCGATGAGAATGACCTGCTGGAGACCGGGGTCGAGATTATCGTCCAGCCCCCGGGAAAGCGGCTGCAGAATGTCAACCTGTTAAGCGGGGGAGAAAAAGCCCTGACCGCAGTGGCCCTGATCTTTTCTTTATTTTTGATCAAACCGACACCTTTTTGTATCCTGGACGAGGTCGATGCTCCCCTCGATGATGCCAATATCGACAGGTTTGCAGAGATGGTCACCGAGATGACCGCTCAATCGCAATTTATTATTATTACCCACAGCAAAAGAACCATGAGTGTTCTGGACACCATGTATGGGGTCACGATGCAGGAACCGGGCGTCTCCAAATTGGTCTCGGTGCGCATGGAAGGCGGTGACCCCGAGGTCGACAGTCGATCGGCGCTGTCGGCATGA
- the rny gene encoding ribonuclease Y: MNADILLILLVLAALAGGVFLGMFLRKKLSESKVNNARVEAEKLVSDAKKEADAIQKEAIIQAKDTVLQAKSDWEQEARDLRKDIQSHEHRILQKEENLERKLDHVEQRSEELTKRELQLRQQSDRVEKRSAEVEALYLEQSQLLEKISGLTSEQAKQQLVDSMLSEARHDAAKNIKKIEDEAREVADRKAKMIMALAIQRYAGDFVAERTVSVVPLPSDEMKGRIIGREGRNIRAIEAATGIDLIIDDTPEAVVISGFNPVRREVARIALEKLIADGRIPPARIEELVEKAQEEVDEEIRQAGEQATFDVGVHGIHPEIIKLLGMLKYRTSYGQNVLVHAIEVAFLCGMMAAELGVNVKQAKRAGLLHDIGKAVSHELEGSHAVNGGELARKYGESPKIAHAISAHHEDEKPDTVLAILVQAADALSGARPGARRETLETYVKRLRDLEQIGTSFDGVTGCFAIQAGREIRVMVSSDEVSDEYSHVLAKDIAKKIEQEMTYPGQIRVNVIRETRAVEYAK; this comes from the coding sequence ATGAACGCAGATATTTTGCTTATTTTACTCGTTCTGGCGGCGTTGGCCGGCGGGGTTTTCCTGGGAATGTTCCTGCGGAAAAAACTGTCTGAATCCAAGGTCAATAATGCCAGGGTTGAAGCTGAAAAATTAGTCAGCGACGCAAAAAAAGAAGCTGACGCGATCCAAAAAGAAGCGATTATTCAGGCCAAGGATACCGTTCTCCAGGCCAAGTCTGACTGGGAACAGGAAGCGCGCGACCTGCGCAAGGATATCCAGAGTCATGAGCATCGGATCCTGCAGAAAGAAGAAAATCTGGAGCGCAAACTTGATCATGTTGAACAGCGCAGTGAAGAGCTGACCAAGCGGGAACTTCAGCTGCGGCAGCAGAGTGATCGGGTTGAGAAAAGATCTGCCGAGGTTGAGGCCCTTTATCTGGAGCAGAGCCAGTTGCTTGAAAAAATATCCGGATTGACCAGTGAGCAGGCCAAGCAGCAGCTGGTTGATTCGATGCTGAGTGAGGCGCGCCACGATGCCGCCAAGAATATTAAAAAGATCGAAGATGAGGCCCGTGAGGTGGCCGATCGCAAAGCCAAGATGATCATGGCCCTGGCGATCCAGCGCTATGCCGGCGATTTTGTCGCCGAAAGAACGGTGAGTGTCGTTCCTTTGCCTTCCGATGAAATGAAGGGGCGGATTATCGGTCGGGAAGGGCGCAATATCCGGGCGATTGAGGCCGCTACCGGCATTGACCTCATTATTGATGATACGCCGGAAGCGGTGGTGATTTCCGGTTTCAACCCGGTGCGCCGGGAAGTCGCCAGGATTGCCCTGGAGAAACTCATCGCCGATGGGCGGATTCCTCCGGCCCGGATCGAGGAGTTGGTTGAAAAGGCCCAGGAAGAGGTGGATGAAGAGATCCGCCAGGCTGGCGAGCAGGCAACCTTTGATGTCGGGGTGCACGGGATTCATCCGGAGATCATCAAGCTGCTCGGGATGCTGAAGTACCGGACCTCTTATGGACAAAACGTCCTGGTTCACGCCATTGAGGTCGCTTTTTTGTGCGGCATGATGGCCGCGGAGTTGGGGGTCAATGTCAAACAGGCCAAACGAGCTGGGTTACTGCATGATATCGGCAAGGCCGTCAGTCATGAACTGGAAGGCTCCCACGCCGTCAACGGCGGTGAACTGGCCAGGAAATATGGGGAATCGCCCAAAATTGCCCATGCGATTTCCGCCCACCACGAAGATGAAAAGCCCGATACCGTGTTGGCGATTCTGGTGCAGGCTGCTGATGCCCTGTCCGGTGCCCGTCCTGGTGCGCGCCGGGAAACCTTGGAAACCTACGTTAAACGACTGCGGGATCTTGAGCAGATCGGGACTTCTTTTGACGGGGTCACCGGCTGCTTTGCCATCCAGGCCGGGCGGGAGATCCGGGTGATGGTCTCCAGTGACGAAGTTTCGGATGAATATTCCCATGTCTTGGCCAAGGATATTGCCAAGAAAATCGAGCAGGAGATGACCTACCCCGGACAGATCAGAGTCAATGTGATTCGTGAAACTCGGGCGGTCGAATACGCCAAGTAG
- a CDS encoding TIGR00282 family metallophosphoesterase, giving the protein MKLLFIGDIVGRAGRKALSENLDRLVDRHLVDLVVANGENAAAGYGLTASVLAELFAAGVDVVTSGNHIWDKREINPILEREDRLLRPANYPPGLPGRGSGVFETAAGIKVGVVNLEGRVFMKNLDCPFRSADALIAELRRATPLILVDFHAEATSEKQAMGFYLDSRVSAVIGTHTHVQTADERILAGGTGYLTDVGMTGSQDAIIGNQKEPALERFLTQQPVRLEAAKKDPQLCGVLLTLNETTGRCEGIERLQEGL; this is encoded by the coding sequence GTGAAGTTACTTTTTATTGGGGATATTGTCGGACGCGCCGGCAGAAAAGCGCTGTCCGAAAATCTCGATCGTCTGGTTGATCGCCATCTGGTCGATCTGGTCGTCGCCAATGGCGAAAACGCTGCTGCCGGCTATGGTTTGACCGCCAGTGTTTTGGCCGAGTTGTTCGCGGCCGGGGTCGATGTGGTGACTTCGGGGAATCATATTTGGGATAAACGGGAGATTAATCCGATCCTGGAGCGGGAAGATCGCTTGCTGCGGCCCGCCAACTATCCCCCTGGCCTTCCCGGGCGCGGCAGCGGGGTCTTCGAAACTGCTGCCGGAATTAAGGTCGGTGTGGTCAATCTGGAGGGCAGGGTCTTCATGAAGAATCTTGATTGTCCATTCCGATCCGCTGACGCGCTGATCGCTGAGTTGCGCCGGGCGACCCCACTGATCCTGGTCGATTTCCACGCTGAAGCGACCAGTGAAAAACAAGCCATGGGCTTTTATCTGGATAGCAGGGTGTCGGCGGTGATCGGTACCCATACTCATGTGCAGACCGCGGACGAACGCATTCTTGCCGGCGGAACCGGATATTTGACGGATGTCGGCATGACCGGGAGCCAGGATGCTATCATCGGTAATCAGAAAGAGCCGGCCCTGGAACGGTTTTTGACTCAGCAGCCGGTGCGCCTGGAAGCCGCTAAAAAAGACCCGCAGTTGTGCGGGGTCCTGTTGACTCTCAATGAGACGACGGGCCGTTGCGAAGGGATTGAGCGCCTCCAGGAGGGACTGTAA
- the tyrS gene encoding tyrosine--tRNA ligase, whose product MNFVEELTWRGMIHDIMPGTEEQLQKEMTAAYVGIDPTADSLHIGHLVSVMMLKHFQLSGHKPIALVGGATGMIGDPSGKSAERNLLDEQTLRHNEACLKKQLAKFLDFTSDAANAAELVNNYDWMKNFSFLEFIRDIGKHITVNYMMAKDSVKKRLGDESKTGLSFTEFSYQLVQGTDFLHLYREKNCKLQMGGSDQWGNITTGTELIRRKEGGEAFALTCPLITKADGGKFGKTESGNVWLDPKLTTPYKFYQFWLNVSDADAEKYIKIFTLLSKDEVAALVREQVAAPHLRPLQKRLAREVTCMVHDEAEYLKAVDASEILFGNATTASLARLDKETFLSVFEGVPTFNVQRDKLAVGVPVVELLAEETKVFPSKGELRRTIKGNGLSLNKAKLTDQDYLVTAADLINDSYLLIQKGKKNYFIIEAV is encoded by the coding sequence ATGAATTTTGTCGAAGAATTGACTTGGCGCGGCATGATCCACGATATCATGCCTGGAACGGAAGAGCAGTTGCAGAAGGAAATGACTGCAGCCTATGTCGGCATCGACCCGACTGCAGATTCTCTGCATATCGGGCATCTGGTCAGCGTGATGATGCTCAAGCATTTCCAACTCTCCGGCCATAAACCGATTGCGCTGGTCGGTGGTGCGACCGGCATGATTGGTGATCCGTCAGGAAAATCGGCGGAGCGCAATCTGTTGGACGAGCAGACCCTGCGGCACAATGAGGCCTGCCTGAAAAAACAGCTGGCGAAATTTCTCGACTTTACGTCGGACGCTGCCAATGCCGCCGAATTGGTCAATAACTACGATTGGATGAAGAACTTCAGCTTCCTGGAGTTTATCCGTGATATCGGCAAGCATATTACCGTCAATTACATGATGGCGAAGGACAGCGTCAAGAAGCGCCTGGGGGATGAAAGCAAGACCGGACTGTCCTTCACCGAGTTCTCTTATCAGTTGGTGCAGGGAACTGACTTTTTGCATCTGTATCGCGAGAAAAACTGCAAACTGCAGATGGGCGGTTCGGACCAGTGGGGGAATATCACCACCGGGACGGAGCTGATCCGGCGTAAAGAGGGCGGTGAGGCCTTTGCCCTGACCTGCCCCCTCATCACCAAGGCTGACGGTGGGAAGTTCGGCAAAACAGAAAGCGGCAATGTTTGGCTCGACCCGAAGCTGACTACGCCCTATAAGTTCTATCAGTTTTGGCTCAACGTCTCGGACGCCGACGCTGAAAAGTATATAAAAATTTTCACCCTCTTGAGTAAGGATGAAGTTGCCGCCCTGGTCAGGGAGCAGGTGGCCGCCCCGCATCTGAGGCCACTGCAGAAGCGGCTGGCTAGAGAGGTGACCTGTATGGTGCATGACGAAGCCGAATATCTCAAGGCGGTGGACGCTTCAGAAATTCTGTTCGGTAATGCCACGACCGCAAGTCTGGCCAGGCTTGATAAGGAAACCTTTCTTTCCGTGTTTGAGGGTGTGCCGACCTTTAACGTCCAGCGGGACAAGCTTGCTGTCGGCGTGCCGGTTGTGGAACTGCTCGCCGAGGAAACGAAGGTCTTTCCATCGAAAGGAGAGCTGCGGCGGACCATCAAGGGGAATGGTCTCAGTCTGAATAAAGCCAAGTTGACTGATCAGGACTATCTGGTTACTGCTGCGGATCTGATCAATGACAGCTATCTTCTGATTCAGAAAGGCAAAAAGAATTATTTTATCATTGAAGCGGTCTGA
- a CDS encoding cell division protein ZapA: MNSSIRVNILGRDYTLRSQGSREQAEHVVSFVEEKLAEMATGKSVDTRDLTVLTLLNLAGQYLQLLEECEQARIQVVALEPLVKRLELALADDSGC; this comes from the coding sequence TTGAATTCCAGTATTCGTGTCAATATTCTGGGGCGTGATTATACTTTACGTAGCCAGGGATCACGTGAGCAGGCTGAGCATGTGGTCAGCTTTGTCGAAGAAAAGCTCGCGGAAATGGCCACCGGCAAGTCTGTGGATACTCGTGATCTAACGGTCCTGACACTCCTGAACCTTGCCGGTCAGTATTTGCAGCTGCTGGAAGAGTGCGAACAGGCACGGATCCAGGTCGTGGCTCTGGAGCCGCTCGTCAAGCGGCTGGAGCTTGCTCTGGCCGATGATTCTGGTTGCTAA
- a CDS encoding roadblock/LC7 domain-containing protein has protein sequence MPFKLLLNKLLEDIPGAQGAVILDWEGEAVDQVARISEYDMKVIGAHNGIILNQLRDVLAVIGSGALEEVVIRTGENKTLVAPLSQDYMLVLQLGADAIAARAAFKMRRCVEALRDDFDFA, from the coding sequence ATGCCTTTTAAATTGTTACTCAATAAATTGTTGGAAGATATCCCCGGAGCGCAGGGGGCGGTCATTCTGGACTGGGAAGGGGAGGCCGTTGACCAGGTCGCCAGGATAAGCGAATACGATATGAAAGTTATCGGCGCTCACAACGGGATTATTCTCAACCAGTTGCGTGATGTTCTTGCGGTGATCGGCAGCGGAGCTCTTGAAGAGGTGGTTATCCGTACCGGCGAAAACAAGACCCTGGTGGCGCCATTGTCGCAGGATTATATGTTGGTTTTGCAACTCGGAGCGGATGCCATTGCCGCCCGGGCGGCCTTTAAAATGCGGCGCTGTGTTGAAGCTTTGCGCGACGATTTTGATTTCGCCTGA
- the ftsY gene encoding signal recognition particle-docking protein FtsY, giving the protein MEWLHTLNWASVDQWLNQLVAQISAWFAAAGVPEQYLALASFGVVYLAATLLVLLFIFILLKVFRRRPTKPEPVASPGADEEAAVEAEAEAEAEAEPEPEPEPEPEPEPEPEPEPEPEPEPEPEPEPLTLFDRLKAGLAKTQSSLVGRVDSLLRGRSKVDAELIEELEEVLITADLGMQTTQRLIGSLETRLDKGALSSPEQVREILIHELEKILQLDSRPLDLDSAKPFVMMVVGVNGVGKTTTIGKLANQFSRQGKKVILGAGDTFRAAAAEQLQVWGERAGVDVIRHGEGADPGAVAFDAAKAAVARKADVLLLDTAGRLHTKVNLMDELQKIRRVLGREIPGAPHEVLLVLDATTGQNALTQAKLFNDAVQLDGIALTKLDGTAKGGIVVAIAEELKVPVRFVGIGEQLDDLRPFEADMFVAALFERD; this is encoded by the coding sequence ATGGAATGGCTACACACATTAAACTGGGCCTCTGTTGACCAGTGGTTGAATCAGCTGGTCGCACAAATTTCTGCATGGTTTGCTGCTGCCGGAGTCCCTGAACAATATCTGGCCTTGGCCTCCTTCGGGGTCGTTTACCTGGCCGCGACGCTGCTAGTTCTGCTGTTTATTTTTATTTTGCTGAAGGTCTTCAGGCGCAGGCCCACCAAGCCGGAGCCGGTTGCTTCCCCAGGGGCTGATGAAGAAGCTGCTGTTGAAGCCGAAGCCGAAGCCGAAGCCGAAGCCGAGCCAGAGCCAGAGCCAGAGCCAGAGCCAGAGCCAGAGCCAGAGCCAGAGCCAGAGCCAGAGCCAGAGCCAGAGCCAGAGCCAGAGCCAGAGCCGCTGACTCTTTTTGACCGGCTGAAGGCCGGTCTGGCCAAAACTCAATCCTCTTTGGTCGGGCGGGTTGACAGCTTGCTGCGCGGTCGCTCCAAGGTCGATGCTGAGCTGATCGAAGAACTTGAGGAGGTGTTGATTACCGCTGACCTTGGTATGCAGACCACCCAACGGTTAATCGGCTCCCTGGAAACGCGGCTTGACAAAGGGGCCCTCTCTTCCCCGGAACAGGTTCGCGAAATCCTTATTCATGAGCTTGAAAAAATCCTCCAGTTGGACAGCCGACCGCTCGATCTCGACAGCGCCAAGCCTTTTGTCATGATGGTGGTCGGGGTCAACGGGGTTGGAAAAACCACCACCATCGGCAAACTGGCCAACCAATTCTCCCGCCAGGGCAAAAAGGTTATCCTCGGCGCCGGCGATACATTTCGTGCAGCCGCAGCTGAACAGCTTCAGGTCTGGGGCGAACGGGCCGGTGTCGATGTCATTCGTCATGGCGAAGGGGCTGATCCGGGCGCGGTGGCTTTTGATGCGGCCAAGGCGGCAGTTGCTCGTAAGGCGGACGTGCTGTTGCTCGATACGGCGGGACGACTCCATACCAAGGTCAATCTGATGGATGAATTGCAGAAAATCAGGCGGGTTCTGGGCCGGGAAATTCCAGGCGCACCGCACGAAGTTCTGCTTGTCCTGGATGCGACGACGGGGCAGAATGCATTAACGCAGGCAAAACTGTTCAATGATGCCGTACAGCTTGACGGGATCGCCCTAACCAAGCTTGACGGAACGGCAAAGGGTGGCATTGTGGTCGCCATTGCCGAGGAGTTGAAGGTGCCGGTTCGCTTTGTCGGGATCGGTGAACAGCTTGACGATCTCCGACCTTTTGAAGCCGACATGTTCGTTGCAGCTTTGTTTGAGCGTGATTAA
- a CDS encoding 5-formyltetrahydrofolate cyclo-ligase, with product MRKTLLRQQLLSERRLLGLETYRSKSFDAQRFLSAQSFFTTAETLALYSPINNEVNTEYLFALAKSSGKRVVYPRVSGELLAFSEIKTLKDLQKGAFGVAEPAAGEVVDPAELDLMVVPGLAFDRHGHRLGYGRGFYDRYLCGRAGRLITVGLCFELQLCDELPIEAHDQRLDFLVTELRTIPCHNGVTGSL from the coding sequence ATGCGAAAGACTCTTCTCCGACAGCAACTATTATCTGAGCGTCGGCTCCTTGGCCTCGAGACTTATCGTTCGAAAAGTTTCGACGCCCAACGGTTTTTGAGTGCGCAGAGTTTCTTTACCACCGCCGAAACCCTGGCTCTTTACAGTCCGATAAATAATGAAGTGAATACTGAATATCTGTTTGCTCTGGCAAAAAGCTCCGGCAAAAGGGTCGTTTACCCTCGGGTGTCCGGCGAGCTTTTGGCTTTTTCTGAAATCAAGACATTGAAAGATTTGCAGAAGGGGGCTTTCGGCGTGGCCGAGCCCGCAGCTGGAGAGGTTGTCGATCCTGCCGAGCTTGACCTGATGGTTGTTCCCGGGCTTGCTTTCGATAGGCATGGCCACCGGCTTGGTTATGGTCGTGGGTTTTACGACCGCTATCTGTGCGGTCGGGCCGGGCGGTTGATAACCGTCGGACTTTGTTTTGAATTGCAGTTATGTGATGAGCTGCCGATTGAAGCCCATGATCAACGGCTTGATTTTCTGGTAACGGAATTAAGAACTATCCCCTGTCATAATGGTGTGACAGGTTCATTATAG
- a CDS encoding cell division protein ZapB, with translation MELLKRLEAAAEALLEQNRILREENSRLQREKESWAAERSQLLTEIDRILQRMEDI, from the coding sequence ATGGAACTGTTGAAAAGGCTGGAAGCTGCGGCCGAAGCTTTGTTGGAACAAAACCGCATCTTGCGAGAAGAGAATAGCCGGCTGCAGCGGGAGAAAGAATCCTGGGCTGCGGAGCGGAGTCAGCTGCTGACCGAGATTGACCGGATCCTGCAGCGGATGGAGGATATCTAA